Proteins from a single region of Mailhella massiliensis:
- a CDS encoding cation diffusion facilitator family transporter, producing MNDDVKRDAEPAVSEKREEEALRQRMLAEEEADRAKKKAAVSSVLWSALLTVIKLVAGLSTNSLGLLSEALHSTLDFVAAGITCLAVRISAQPADERHPYGHGKAESLAALAETALLVVTCAWIVMEAVERLFFDAGPVEPSWWAFGVVVISLAVDISRSAMLRRVAREHKSQALEADAMHFTTDIWSSAVVLVGLTCVAASSRVPHDSFLYAALTRADAVAALGVAGIVLVVSWNMARNAVLTLMDGGMGEEARRVRAALASGLSLF from the coding sequence ATGAACGACGATGTAAAGCGCGACGCGGAACCTGCCGTGTCGGAAAAGAGGGAAGAGGAAGCGCTCAGGCAGCGTATGCTTGCGGAGGAAGAGGCCGACAGGGCCAAGAAGAAGGCCGCCGTGTCTTCGGTGCTGTGGTCGGCCCTGCTCACCGTCATCAAGCTGGTGGCGGGCCTTTCCACCAACAGTCTGGGTCTGCTTTCCGAAGCGCTGCACAGCACGCTGGATTTCGTGGCCGCGGGCATTACCTGCCTTGCGGTGCGCATTTCCGCCCAGCCTGCCGACGAAAGGCACCCCTACGGCCACGGCAAGGCCGAAAGCCTTGCCGCGCTTGCGGAAACGGCCCTTCTGGTGGTGACGTGCGCGTGGATTGTCATGGAAGCGGTGGAACGGCTCTTCTTCGATGCCGGGCCGGTGGAACCTTCCTGGTGGGCCTTCGGCGTGGTCGTCATTTCCCTTGCCGTGGACATCAGCCGTTCCGCCATGCTGCGCCGCGTGGCGCGGGAACATAAGTCCCAGGCCCTCGAGGCCGACGCCATGCACTTCACCACCGATATCTGGTCTTCGGCCGTGGTGCTCGTGGGGCTGACCTGCGTGGCGGCTTCCTCCCGGGTGCCGCACGATTCCTTCCTGTATGCCGCCCTTACCCGCGCCGACGCCGTGGCTGCTCTCGGCGTGGCGGGCATTGTGCTGGTGGTGAGCTGGAACATGGCGCGCAACGCCGTGCTCACCCTTATGGACGGCGGCATGGGCGAAGAGGCCCGCCGCGTGCGCGCGGCCCTTGCCTCGGGCCTTTCTCTATTCTAG
- a CDS encoding SDR family oxidoreductase: MPKHILITGATSGFGLATARLFAAEGWLVSGTGRRADRLDALHQELGDAFLPVPLDMRDKDAVMETLSNLPGNRHDVDVLLNNAGAALGLEPAQECSLDDWDTMVDTNIKGLLYATRAVLPGMVARNSGHIVMLGSIAGNYPYAGGNVYCGTKAFVKQFSLSLRADLLGTKVHVTNIEPGLAESEFSIVRFHGDTERAAGVYEGTSPITPQDIAETVFWVTHRPAHININRVEVMPICQCPSGPLVKKGM; this comes from the coding sequence ATGCCCAAGCATATCCTCATCACCGGCGCCACTTCCGGCTTCGGCCTCGCCACCGCCCGCCTTTTCGCCGCCGAAGGGTGGCTCGTTTCCGGCACCGGCCGCCGGGCCGACAGACTGGACGCGCTGCATCAGGAACTCGGCGACGCGTTTCTCCCCGTTCCTCTGGACATGCGCGATAAGGACGCCGTCATGGAAACGCTGAGCAACCTGCCCGGCAACCGGCACGATGTGGACGTGCTGCTCAACAACGCGGGCGCGGCCCTCGGTCTGGAACCTGCGCAGGAATGCAGCCTGGACGACTGGGACACCATGGTGGACACCAACATCAAGGGCCTTCTCTACGCCACGCGCGCGGTGCTGCCCGGCATGGTGGCCAGAAACAGCGGGCACATCGTCATGCTCGGTTCCATTGCGGGAAACTATCCCTATGCGGGCGGCAACGTGTACTGCGGCACCAAGGCCTTCGTAAAGCAGTTCAGCCTTTCGCTCAGGGCCGACCTTCTGGGCACGAAGGTGCACGTCACCAATATCGAACCCGGCCTTGCGGAAAGCGAATTCTCCATCGTGCGCTTCCACGGCGATACGGAACGCGCCGCGGGAGTGTATGAAGGCACGAGCCCCATCACCCCGCAGGATATTGCGGAAACCGTGTTCTGGGTCACGCATCGCCCGGCGCACATCAACATCAACCGCGTGGAAGTCATGCCCATCTGCCAGTGCCCCAGCGGCCCCCTGGTGAAAAAGGGCATGTAA
- a CDS encoding acyl-CoA thioesterase, translating into MEETFSEIWLPHYVSYGETDAMGVVYYAEYIHFFERARGALCREAGIGYGKIEEEGFMLPVREVECRYRSPAHYDELLHIHAAIVEWRRASVRFRYEIYNEDRTKLLCEGMTLHAVVNREGRPVAVPEWIKEALSRKKEEKGGEKA; encoded by the coding sequence ATGGAAGAAACCTTTTCCGAAATCTGGCTCCCCCACTATGTCTCCTACGGCGAAACCGACGCCATGGGCGTAGTGTATTACGCCGAATACATTCACTTTTTTGAACGCGCCCGCGGCGCTCTGTGCCGGGAGGCGGGCATAGGCTACGGCAAGATAGAGGAAGAAGGCTTCATGCTTCCCGTAAGGGAGGTGGAATGCCGCTACCGCAGCCCCGCGCATTACGACGAGCTTCTGCACATTCATGCGGCCATTGTGGAATGGCGGCGCGCCTCGGTGCGCTTCCGCTATGAAATCTACAACGAAGACCGCACGAAACTCCTCTGCGAAGGCATGACGCTGCACGCCGTGGTCAACAGGGAAGGCCGCCCCGTGGCCGTGCCCGAATGGATAAAGGAAGCGCTCTCCCGCAAGAAGGAAGAAAAAGGCGGGGAAAAGGCCTGA